Genomic segment of Luteolibacter sp. Y139:
GCTTTACAACAACGTGCTGGCCGGGGTGAACCTGGAGGGGAATCGCTTCTTTTACGTCAATCCGCTGGAGAGTGACGGGCATCGTCCTTTCAACCAAGGCACTGCGGGGAGGGCGGAGTGGTTTCACACGGCGTGCTGTCCGACGAACCTTGCGAGGTTGCTGCCGCAGGTGGCGGGGATGATTTATTCTGCGGACGAGAAGGATCTGTATGTGGGGCTCTATGCGGGCAGCGAGACGCAGGTGGATCTGGCGGGGACGAAGGTGAAGGTGGCGCAGAAGACCGGGTATCCTTTCAGTGGGAAGGTGGAGCTATCGCTCGATCCGGAGACTCCGGCGGAGTTTGCGTTGCGGCTTCGCGTGCCGACGTGGACGGGTGATCGGTTTGTGCCGGGGAATCTTTATCGGTTTCTTGATGGGGCGACTTCGTCTCCGATTGCGGTGACGGTGAATGGAAAGGCGGAGGCGGCGACGATGGAGAAGGGGTTCGCGGTGATTCGCCGGAAGTGGAACGCGGGTGACAAGGTGAGCTTGGAGTTGTCGATGCCGGTGCGCTTTGCGGGATGCGATCCACGGGTGAGAGCGGATGTCGACCGGATTGCGGTGACGCGTGGGCCTCTGGTCTATTGCGCGGAGCAGGCGGACAATCCGGGCGGGGTGCTGAATGAGTTCCTTGCGAGTCCACCGGCGGTTTCGGAGGTCAAGGTTGGCGATCAGGACATCGCGGGCTTGGCCAAGGTGAAGACCATCTCGTTGCCGGGGCAGGCGCTGGTGGATGGCAAGGCGGCTGCGGCGGAGCTGAAGCTGATTCCTTACTATGCCTGGAACAACCGCGGTGCCGGGCAGATGGAGGTCTGGCTGCCGCGGAAGCAGGCGATGACGATTCCGCGGGCTGAGGATTCGCCCTTCAAGGCGGTGCGGGCTTCGCACACCTGGCAGAGGGATCTGGCGGAAGCGGTGGGGGACTTGCGTTCTCCGGCGGATTCGAAGGATGAGGGGATTCCGCGGTGGACGAGTTGGCCGGAGAAAGGAAAGGCGCAGTGGGTGGAGGTGGATCTCAAGAAGCCGGGCAAGCTCCGGTCGGTGGCGCCGTATTGGTATGATGATGGCGGTGGTGTGCAGTTGCCGGTTTCGTGGGAGGTCGAAACGCGTAGCGGTGGCGAGTGGTTACCGCTGAAGCTCTACAACACGGATGCTTACCAGCAGGCGAAGGATCAGTTCAACGTGGTGCACCCGGCGAGCCCGATCCCAGTGGATGCGATCCGGGTGAAGATGGCTCCGAAGGCTGATGCGTGCGTGGGGATCTTGGAGCTGCGAGTGGAGATGGAAGGGCCGTAGGGGCAGATCGGTGGATTTTTCCGGGATTTTATATATCGAACGCGTTTCTAATTTCGCTTGAGTTTTCGGGGAGTTGGCTTTGATTCGCCAGCGTCCTGCCTCCCGCTGCCACATTGCCCAAGTGTGGAGGGAACTGAACCCCGGCAGGGAGCGCAAAACCCATGCTCGCGATTTCCCCGAAGGCCGGTGTGGCCGGCCTTTGCCCACGTGTCGGTTATTGGCCTTTTGTTGCCGCGATGGCGTTGTCCGGTTTGACGCCGGTGCAGGCGCTGACGTGGCACTTCGGCTACGTCTACAATGACGACCAGGCGAAGAAGGATCAGATCACGGCGGTGATGAACGAGGCGGTGGCGGTTTACAACGCGTCCACGAATTTCAACGTCGATATTAATGTCGCCTACCACCCGGGCGTGCCGACGGCGGAGTCGAACTACAACGGCGAGCTGAAATTCGGGGGCTCGATCAGCACGCAGGTGGCGATTCACGAAATCGCGCACTATCTGGGCAGCGGGACGACCAACGAGTGGAACGATCGCTTCGGCGGCGACAATGTGTGGGACGGCGCGATGCTGAAGCACTTCGTGAAGCAGTACGACGGGCCGGGCGCGGAGATCTATCAGTCGGGCGTTCACTACTACCCGTATGGCTTCAATTACGGCAATGAGGATAGCCCGCAAGCGAGGCGGAGATTGCCGAGGCTGATCGAGGCGATGCGTTTCGATCTCGGCTTCATTTCCGATGGCGATGGCGACGGGATGTCGGACGAGTGGGAGAATTTCAAGATCGGCGGGATGTCCCAGACTGCCACCGGTGATGCCGATGGGGATGGGATCGCGAATCGCGATGAGTGGCTGACCGATGGTGATCCGCTGCGCTCAGCGCCGGTGCGGAATGGCCATACCTATCTGATCCGCTCGCGCCTCAGCCAGAAGCTGATGGAAGTGGCGGGCATGGGAGCCGGGGCGAATGTCCGCCAGAATGCGCCCGATGGCTCGGACTTCCAGAAATGGACGGCCACGCACGTGGGCGGCGGCTATTGGAAATTCCTCAACGTCGCCAGTGGCAAGGCGCTTGAGACCGGCGGTCTGTCCAATGATCCCGGGGCCAACATCATGGTGTGGGATGATCTGGGGCACGACTACCAGCAGTGGCGCGTGGTGCCGGAGGGCGCGGCGAATTGGAAGATCATCAACAAGGGCAGCCGCAACAAGGTGGTGGATGTCGAAGGTGGCCCGAATGCCCTGGGCAATCTCGTGAACATCTCGCAATACAACGATGACATCGGGGCGAACAACCAGGCGTGGTCCTTTGAAGACATCACCGCGGGCGAGCCGACCGGTGCGCTGCTGCAGGCGCTCTACAAGCTCGACGGCAGTGTGCGCGACGCGAGCAGCAATGAGCTCCACGGGACTGCCAGCAACGTGAGCTATGGCGCGGGTCGTGTGGATGTGCAGGCTGCTGTTTTCAATGGCACCAACAGCTCGGTGCAGATCCCGGCGGCGGTGGACATGACCTTCAGTATCGCCTTTTGGGTGAAGACGACGGCCACCGCTGGCACCGGGCAGTGGTATAGCGGCATGGGATTGGTGGACGGCGAAGTGGCAGGAGTGGCGACGGACTTCGGGCTCGCGCTGGTGGGAAACAAGATCGGCTTTGGCGTGGGGAATACCGACCTCACCATTACCAGCAACAACGCGGTGAACGATGGTCAGTGGCATCATGTGGTGGCCACGCGTGACGGGACCACCGGCGCGATGCGGATCAACGTGGACGGAGTGCTACGCGCTACGGGCACCGGGCCAACGGGGCCGCGGCTTGCCACCGGCTCGCTGCGGCTTGGCAGCATCGGCGGAGTGGGCGGCTTCTTTAATGGCAGTCTGGATGAGGTGCGGCTCTACAGGGGCATCCTGTCGGCGACCGAGATCTCGCGTCTGGCCAATGTCAGCCGCACGCAGGTGGCTGGCTATGGATTCGAGAATCAGGTGCAGGATAGCAGCCAGCACGGGCATCATGGAACTGCGAGCGGGATCACCTATGTGGCGGGGAAGACCGGCACGAGTGCGGCGCAATTCGATGGCACGGGCAGCTTCGTGAAGATCCCTGCGGCACCTGTGACGGATTTCAGCGTGGCCTATTGGGTGAAGACCACGGCGACCGGTGGCACCGGGCAGTGGTGGGCGGGCAAGTCGATGGTGGATGCTGAAATGCCTGGTGCGGCGAACGACTGGGGCATTTCCCTGGTGGGTAACAAGGCGGGATTCGGGATGGGGAATCCCGATCAAACGATCCTTTCTACCACCGCGATCAACGATGGGACCTGGCATCACATCACCGCCACTCGCACGAATGCGGGAGCGATGAAGTTGTATGTGGATGGAGTGCTGCAGGCTTCCGGTGCGGGTCCGGCGGCTGCGCGCACGGCGGCGGGTTTCCTGCGGGTTGGCAGCTCTCCCTTTGGCGGCGTGTTTTTCGCCGGCACGATCGATGACCTGAAGATCTACAACTATGCGGTCGACGCAGGGCAAGCGGCGGCGCTGGCTTCACCGCTGCCTGCGCCGTGGGCGAGCCAGGACATCGGGGCACCGGGCAGTGATGGCTACGCTGGCTTTGATGGATCGACGTATTCGGTGGCTGGAGCGGGGAGCGGGATTGTTGGCACGAGCGATCAGTTTCATTTCCTATCATCGTCGCAGACGGGCGACCGGGTGCTGGTCACTCGCTTGCTGACGGGAGCCGTGAATCATGATGGCACGACATCGGCCGATGCGAAGGCGGGGCTGATGTTCCGCTCTTCCGCGGCGGCGAATGCGTCCTTCGTGGCGCTGGTGCACACGCAGACGAAGGGGCTGCAATTCCTGCATCGGGATGCGAGTGGCGGGGCGATCACGCAGACCGGTGTGGATGTCGCGCAGGGTGCTGCTTGTTGGCTGAGGCTGGCTCGTGCGGGGAATACGTTTGCCGCGTCGTATGCGACGACTCCGGGGGCTCCGACGGATGGCGATTGGGTGCCGCTCGGTTCTCATGTCGCGGTGTTGGGCGCTACTGTTCCCGGTGGATTGGCCGTGAGTTCGCAGACGCCGGCGAAGATCGCGACTGCTACCTTTGCCTCGCTTTCCTCAACGCTGAACGCGCCTCCGACCTTGTCGGTGGTGTCTGACCAAACGATTGCTGAAAATACTTCGACGGCGGTCCTTCCGGTGACGGTGGGAGATGTGGAGAGTTCCGCGGCTTCGCTGGTGTTCGGTGCAAGTTCCTCCAACGCGACGCTCGTTCCTCCGTCGGGCATCGTGGCGGGAGGCAGCGGTGCGAACAGAACGGTGACTATTACTCCGGCGGGGAACCAATCGGGCAGTGCCGTGATTACGATCTCGGTGAGCGATGGAGGACTGCCGGTGACGCGCAGCTTCACGCTCACGGTGACGACCACGCCGGGTGGAGGGTGGCGCCAGCAGCACTTCGGGAGCACCTTGAACAGCGGGAATGCCGCGGATGCAGCTGATCCGGATGGGGACGGGATCGAGAATCTGTTAGAGCGGGCTTTCTCGCTGAATCCGGTGGTGGCCGGCGACCGGACGAAGTTGCCTGCCTTCACGAGGGAGGGTGCCTTCCTGGTGCTGAGCTACACGAAAAGCGTCGCGGCATCCGACCTTACATTTCAGGTGAAGTGGAGCAATGATCTGGCCAGCTGGTCGACCGACGGGGTGACGGACTCGCTGATTTCATCCGACGGGGCGACCGAGTTCCGGGCGGGGCGGGTGCCGGCGGCTCAGGTCGATCCGAAGCGATCCTTCCTGCGGCTGATGGTGACGCCGTGATGGTCTCCTGCTAAGGAAGAACCGGTTGGTAGGAACCTGTGGGAATCCCTAGGTATCCAAACTCATTGTCATTGGGTAAGGGTAATTACTGGCGGAAAAAACCCGTGGGAATTCTGACAGGCCATTGTGGCCAGGAGGAGTAACCACCCGTCAAAAAAGCCCCAAACCCGATGAAAGTGACGGATCTCGTCTTGAAAGGCAGGCTCGTGCTTGCGAGCAGTGCTCTTTTCCTCCCGGTCGGCGTGGCGTCGGCGGATGTGTTCACGAATGTGCCTGCGGCTGCCGGTTATCAGCTCGTGCACAGCCTGCCGGTCCCGGCGATCCAGGGTTCATTCAATACCACTGCGATCCCCTACGACGTGGACAACTCGTCGAATTGGGCGACGGGCAGCTTCAGTCGGGTGGCCTACTACCTGGAGCTTGCCGGCTCGACCGATCCGACGCGGCCGAATGGCTACGTCTTCGTTTCCTTTGACCGGCCCGCGGCACTGGCGAATGGCAAGCAGCTCGGCGTTCCCAGCAATGGACCGAATGGCACGCGGGTGGTGACGAACACGACGGTCACCAACATGACGGTGATCTCCAACATCCCGGGCATCCAGAATGGCAACGGCCTGGCGGGTGGGAGGCTGGAGTTCTGGCCGAGCGGCTACGCCCAGGGCGTGAATGGAGTTTTTGACTACGATGACAACGGCTTCAATGGCACCAGCGGCCATGGCTCGATGCAGATCCACAATGCCGCAGCGGCGCAGACGCTGATCGGCTACAGCGATTGGGGTGGGAATACCCCGGGCACGCCCTCGGAGATCGGTGCAGGTCCCAACCAAGGCGCGGGGCAGCCTGACTGGACCTTTTCCGATAGCGGCACCACTTACACCACGCGCTTGCTGCAGGTGCTGGTGCTGCCCGCGACGAATCTGGTGCCGATCGTGAATCCCAGCTTCGAGACGGATGCGATCGCGGGTGCGAATGCGCCGGTCTTCGAGGTGCGGACCACGGCGCCTACAGGCTGGGTGTACTCGGGCACGCCGGGGCAGGGCGTGATCGCGCCGGATGCCGGTGAGCCGAATGCCTTCTACAATGGCCTGACCACCGGCTACGCGGGGTCCAAGGCGCATTTCAATGTGACGCAGGGAACCAGCGGAGTGCCGACCGTCAGCCAGATTCTAACAAGCACGCTGCAGGCGAACACGACCTACACGCTTTCGCTCGCGCTCGGCAATCGTAGCAATGGGGATGCGTGGGGTGGGCATCATGTCGCGCTCAAGACCACGTCCGGGGTTGTGGTGGGCGAATGGACGGGTGGGAATACTGAACTCACTCCGGACAACACCTTCGGGAGAAGCTCTCGCAAGTTCACGACGGGAGCGAATCCGCCGGGGCTGGGCCAGCCCTTGCAGATCGTGATCGAGCAGCCGCTGGCGGCCGGCGGCCGGTATCTTGATTTCGATGATGTGGTCCTTACTGCTGATGCAGCGCCTGCAAGGCCGGTTGGCACGCCTGTCGATGTGATGATCGTGGCAGGCCAATCGAACGCACAGGGTTGGCAGGGCAACGTCAATGCGCTCAGCACGCCCAACCGGCGTTATGTGGATGCACCGAGTCCGAATGCCTTCATTTCCTACAAGCAGAATGCGTATGGGCAGCCGCTTTATATCAGCGGCAGCATGGGCCAGCTCTCGCAGCTCGGCGCAGGATTCGCCGGACAGTGGGAAGGGTTCGGGCCGGAACTTTCGCTGGGGACGGATCTTGCCGGACGACTGTCCAACAAGGTGGCGGTGATCAAGTTCGCGTCCGGGGGGGCGGGCTTGAACGGCCAGTTCAAGAAGACCGCGAACGATCTCTATCCACTGCTGGTGGCGCAGGTGAACAGCGGCATGGCGGAGCTGACCGCGCAGGGCTTCACGCCCACCATCAAGGGCTTCTTCTGGTTGCAAGGCGAGACCGATTCCGCCAACACCGGCGATGCGCCGCTCTACGGCGCGAACATCACGCAATTCCTGAGCGACCTGCGCACTGACCTCAATGCTCCGGCGATGAAGGCGGTGCTCACGGAGATCAATCCGAACATGCCCGCGCTCCAGACGCAGCCGACGGCCTCGGGTGTGGTGCTGGTGAACCAGGGGATGCAGACCCTGGCCACTGCCGATCCGCTGGTGGAATACGTCACGACCGCGGACATTACTTCCGGCTTCGGCGATACGATTCACTACGCGGCGGACCAGTTGGTTTCCATCGGCCAGCGCTGGGCAAATGCTTATCAGTCACCGCCGGCGGCACCTGCGGGTGGGAATGTGTTCACGCGCGTGCCGGAAGCCTCGGCGGAAGGATATCAGGTGCTCTATGAGCTGAATATCCCGCTCGATTCCGGCTATCGCGATGGCGTGGCACCCGCCTACAGCGTGGACAATAGCCTGACCGCCGCGCCCTTCGATCGCGTGGCGTATTACTTCGAGCTGACGAATGCCGATGGCACCTCGCGCTGGGTCTATGCCTCGATGGATGCCTTCACCACCGTGGCCAAGCAACTCGGCCTGCCGCACAATGTGCTGAACCCGGTGAAGCACCAGCGGCTGGTGGAGAACATGAACGTGTATTCGAACGTGCAGGGCCTGGTGACCGGCACTTCGCTCGATGGTGGCTCGGTGGAAATGTTCCCGAGCAATTACAACATGGGCCGCACCGGCTTCTATGCGGGCGATGGTGGGAATTACGATTGGGATGACAGCGGCGCAACCGCGACCGATGCGGGCTATGGCTCCTTCCAGGTTCACCATCCACTCTCGCAGCAGGTGCTCTTCGCCTACAATCACTGGGCTACCGCGGATGGTACGAATGACGATGTCGGCATCGGCAACCAGGCGACCGGCCAGCGCGACTACACCTTCGGTGCCACGGCTGCTGCCTATAACGCGCGGAAGCTGGTAATCCTCACCCGCCCGGCCAGTCATGTGACCTTCACGGCGATGCCGGGCAACCGCTCTCTGCAACCGCGGAACCTGACCACCAATCTCGCATCGGTATCGATCGCTGGCACCGAGCGCGAGGGCGGTTACAGCAATGTGGTGATGCGCCGCTATCGCGAAGGCGTATTCCAGAGCGAGTCGGTGCAGGCACTGGTCTACACGGCGGGTGCGGCTCCGTTCTCCTTCAGTTCGCAAATCCCGGCTGAGTTGGCGGGCTATGACTTCGAGGTGCTGCTGGAGAAGAATGGCGTGCGCCGGTTGGTGCGGCGCGCGACCGATGTGGTGGCGGGGGATGCCCTGCTCTTCTACGGCCAGTCGAACACCGAGGCGTGGATCGGCTTCGCGGCGAACAATACGACCTCGAATGGCTATGCGAGCCGCTGGGTGAGAACCTTCGGCCAGAACTCCGACTCGGGCGATGCCACGCGCAACAACCTCTCATGGGTGCAAGCCAACGGTGATGGTGGAGGCAGTCTCTACAACGATCCGGGGGCTATCGGGCAATGGGCAATGGTGATCGGCGGCAAGATCGTCGCCGATCACCAGATCCCGGTGGCGATCCTCAATGGTGCGCGCGGAGGCTACTCGATGCTGCAGCTTCAGAAGGATCACGCGCAGCCGGACAATCTCGATGACAACGGAGCGGTCACCCGCACGTACAACCGCCTGCGCTATCGTGCCACACGCGCCGGGGTCGCGGCAGCGGCACGGGCGATCTTCTACTACCAGGGCGAGTCGGATAACGACAATGCGACGCAGCACGGTGCCGGCTTCTTGGGGCTCCATAGCGATTGGCAGACGGACTACCCGGGGCTGGAACACATTTATGAGGTCCAGGTGCGACCCGGCTGCGGCGTGACGCGGGAGAACGTGGCCCTGCGCGAACTCCAGCGCAGCTTCGGCGACACGTATGCAAATACGTCCGTCATGACGACGAATGGCTACCAACCGCACGATGGCTGCCACTATCGCTTCACCGGCGGGTACGAGTTGCTAGGCCTGCAACACTTCGCGCAGGTGTCGCGCGATTTGTATCACGGACCCACCGGGCCGAACATCGATGCGCTGAATCCTGGCACCATCGGGTTCACGGATGACAGCCATACGAAGATCCTGGTGACGATGCGAAATGCCGGAGCGACCATCAATTTCCCGGCGGGGGCCTTGAGCGACTTCGCGCTGACCGGGACGAGTGCCACCATTACCGGCTACAGTGTAGCGGGCTCGACGATCCTGTTCAACCTGAGCGCGCCGGTCGACAGCGGTGCCTTCCTGGAGTACCGCAGCCACAGCGGGGGCGGGGATTTCGTCACGAATGGTTCGGGCGTGGGCCTGCTGGCCTTCAGCCAACGGATCGGCCAGCAGCCGCCGACCGTGATGCTGTCATCGCCCGTGAGGACCCGTCCGGCGACGGTGGGCGAATCCATCGTGGTCAATGCAACGACCACGCCGGGCGAGAACGGGGCTGCCACCCGCATGGTGTTTCTGGTGAATGGCGTTCCATTGTTAGAGACCACGGGGAGCACGCTGGCGACCAATTGGCAGGTGCCGGCGGCCGGGGCGCATCTGCTGGAGGTGGTGGCCTACGATGCGACGGGAAACTACGGGCGCGCTTCCGTCACGATCTTCACGGCGGTCTCGACCACTCCCGGTGGAGTCACGAGCGGACTCGTCGTCTGGCTGAAGGCGGAGAGCGGCATCACGAAGGATGCCAGCGGCTACGTTTCCGCGTGGGTGGACCAGGCAGGTGCGGCAGATTCCGCGACCCAGCCGACGAACGGCAATAAGCCGCGCTATCTGGAGGCACATCTCGGCAACGGGCCTGCGCTGCACTTCGACGGCAATGACTTCATGTCCGGAGCCACCGGCATGCCGACCGGCAGCTATACCAAGATCGTCCGCTTCGCGCTGGACGCCTACCCGCCCTCTAACAACCTGGTCTCGGCAGGGACCGCTGGCGATACGACGAACCGCGATCATGCGCTATTCTTCGAGGGGACGCCGAATGCGAAGATCTACCACTCCGGCACCTTCCTCACCGCATCGATCGCCACGCCGCTGGGCAAGCCATCGATCGTCCATGCCACCTATGATACGACGGTGAACACCGGTACCCTCTACGTGGACAATGCCCTCGGCGGCAGCGCGGTCTCGGGCGGGGACAATACGATCACGAACTACACGCTCGGCGGCTACAACGGCGGCAACAACACGCTCTCGGGCGATATCTCCGAGGTGCTGATCTACAGCCGCGTGCTCACTGCCACCGAGCGGAACTCCGTTTACACGTACCTGGACCAGAAATATCTCGCGCCGTATGCCCTGTGGTTGAGAGGGCACGGGTCGGTGGCCGATGCCGCCGATCCTGGGAAGGATGGAGTCCCCGCGATCATCGAATACGCCCACGGTCTGGATCCGGCGGTGAACAATGCGGGTTCCCCGCGGTTCCTGCGGGTGGAGAATGTCGGCGGGCTGCCTGAACTCCGGTTTGATAAAGCGGTGGCGAGTTCGGACGCATGGGTGCAGGTGGAGATGTCGAGCGACCTGGCAACGTGGACCGAGCAGACCTCCGAGGTGGTGGGAAGCTCCGGCGGCTTTGAAACGCGCCGCGTGGTCATTCCGGGCGAGACGGGGACGGCAGCTAAGCGGTTTGCACGGCTCAGGGTGTCAGCACGGCGGTGACGCCCGGCGGGGCCCTTGGCTGGATACCGGGTGGAGTGGGGGCCAGTGATTTCGGTTTAAACCACGGGGATTTGGGTGACATTATGGGGGTTGAAACCCGTGGACGGCTGCCGTGCCGGTCCGCTTGCCCGGAAACCCTGTCAGATGTCTAATTCCCGCGCCCTGATCTTTTCGCTGCTCGCCTTGGTTGCTCCGGCCGTGCGGGCGGAAGTGATTCTCCAGTATTTCGGCACCTCTTGGAATGAGATCGAGCGCCGGGTGCCGGAGCTGGTGGAGCGTGGGTATGATTCGCTGTGGCTGCCGCCGCCGTTCAAGGGCGGGGCGGGGACTTATTCGGTGGGTTTCGATACGCTGGACCGGTTCGATCTGGGGGATCGTGACCAGTCGGGAACGGTGCGGACGAAGTATGGGACGAAGGATGACCTGCTGCGGCTGATGCGGACGGCGCACCGCTTCGGGATGCGGGTGTATTTCGACAACGTGACGGCTCACAATGCGGGGGCGCTGGATAAGACCGTGAACCCCGGGCAGCTGTTTCCCGGAGCGCCGGGATTCGTTCCGGAGGATTTCCACCTCGTGCGCGAGAGCAACGGGACGTGGCGCAAGGCGGCGGATTGGCCGGATTGGAATGATGAGTGGCAGGTGCTGAACCGGAATCCTTTCGCGTGGGACATCGCGCAGGAGTCGCCGCAGAATGTGAGCTTCAATCCGACGGGAACGGCTGAGGCGCACACGTATGCGAAGTGGAGCGGTATCCGTCATGCGGGGATGACCGAGCGATACTTGGACACGGATCTGACAGTGGCGACGAATGGCACGGGCGAGGCGGTGCATCCGTTCGCGAACAAGGAGCCGTTTCAAGACGTGGGCTACAACGATGGTGGCATCGTGGGGGCGAACAATGGGCGCTTTGATTTCAAGGATCTCAATGGGAATGGGCAGCATGATGTGGGCGAGCCGAGCGAGCCTTTCACCGATACCGGGGTGGATCCGACGGTGCCGGAGCGCCGGACGTTGGCGTGGGGTTATGGGGATGGGATTTACAACATGGGCAATCCGGTGGCGGAGGATGTCAACGGGATGCTGAACCGTGCGGTGCGCTGGTTCGTCGAGGAGACGAAGCCCGATGGTTTCCGGCTGGATGCGGTGAAGCACGTGCCGTCGTACTTTTTCGGCAAGCAGGATGGGGCGGACAAGGATCGCTCGAACTGGGGCTATGGCGGGCAGATCCAGGAGCAGTTCAACATCAGCCGCGGCTACACTGACTGGAACAATCATCGCGACACGCTCTTCGGCGGTGAGAACGAGGTGCGCGATGATGCGATGCTCTTCGGCGAACATCTTGGTTCGCCGCCGGCGGAGGGTGGGTATCTGAGCGCGGGGATGCGGATCGCGAATGACAATGTGCTGAATGCCGTCAAGAGCTCGATCGGCAACAATTTGACGGGTTTCGATGCACCGAACTACGGTGGTTATGGTAGTTCCGGCCAGACGGTGAACTACGTGATGAGCCACGACAATGCTTACCTCTATGGGGGTGACCGGCCGGCGGCGCATGCCTACATTCTCACTCGCGAGGGGCTGCCGATCATTTA
This window contains:
- a CDS encoding sialate O-acetylesterase, giving the protein MKVTDLVLKGRLVLASSALFLPVGVASADVFTNVPAAAGYQLVHSLPVPAIQGSFNTTAIPYDVDNSSNWATGSFSRVAYYLELAGSTDPTRPNGYVFVSFDRPAALANGKQLGVPSNGPNGTRVVTNTTVTNMTVISNIPGIQNGNGLAGGRLEFWPSGYAQGVNGVFDYDDNGFNGTSGHGSMQIHNAAAAQTLIGYSDWGGNTPGTPSEIGAGPNQGAGQPDWTFSDSGTTYTTRLLQVLVLPATNLVPIVNPSFETDAIAGANAPVFEVRTTAPTGWVYSGTPGQGVIAPDAGEPNAFYNGLTTGYAGSKAHFNVTQGTSGVPTVSQILTSTLQANTTYTLSLALGNRSNGDAWGGHHVALKTTSGVVVGEWTGGNTELTPDNTFGRSSRKFTTGANPPGLGQPLQIVIEQPLAAGGRYLDFDDVVLTADAAPARPVGTPVDVMIVAGQSNAQGWQGNVNALSTPNRRYVDAPSPNAFISYKQNAYGQPLYISGSMGQLSQLGAGFAGQWEGFGPELSLGTDLAGRLSNKVAVIKFASGGAGLNGQFKKTANDLYPLLVAQVNSGMAELTAQGFTPTIKGFFWLQGETDSANTGDAPLYGANITQFLSDLRTDLNAPAMKAVLTEINPNMPALQTQPTASGVVLVNQGMQTLATADPLVEYVTTADITSGFGDTIHYAADQLVSIGQRWANAYQSPPAAPAGGNVFTRVPEASAEGYQVLYELNIPLDSGYRDGVAPAYSVDNSLTAAPFDRVAYYFELTNADGTSRWVYASMDAFTTVAKQLGLPHNVLNPVKHQRLVENMNVYSNVQGLVTGTSLDGGSVEMFPSNYNMGRTGFYAGDGGNYDWDDSGATATDAGYGSFQVHHPLSQQVLFAYNHWATADGTNDDVGIGNQATGQRDYTFGATAAAYNARKLVILTRPASHVTFTAMPGNRSLQPRNLTTNLASVSIAGTEREGGYSNVVMRRYREGVFQSESVQALVYTAGAAPFSFSSQIPAELAGYDFEVLLEKNGVRRLVRRATDVVAGDALLFYGQSNTEAWIGFAANNTTSNGYASRWVRTFGQNSDSGDATRNNLSWVQANGDGGGSLYNDPGAIGQWAMVIGGKIVADHQIPVAILNGARGGYSMLQLQKDHAQPDNLDDNGAVTRTYNRLRYRATRAGVAAAARAIFYYQGESDNDNATQHGAGFLGLHSDWQTDYPGLEHIYEVQVRPGCGVTRENVALRELQRSFGDTYANTSVMTTNGYQPHDGCHYRFTGGYELLGLQHFAQVSRDLYHGPTGPNIDALNPGTIGFTDDSHTKILVTMRNAGATINFPAGALSDFALTGTSATITGYSVAGSTILFNLSAPVDSGAFLEYRSHSGGGDFVTNGSGVGLLAFSQRIGQQPPTVMLSSPVRTRPATVGESIVVNATTTPGENGAATRMVFLVNGVPLLETTGSTLATNWQVPAAGAHLLEVVAYDATGNYGRASVTIFTAVSTTPGGVTSGLVVWLKAESGITKDASGYVSAWVDQAGAADSATQPTNGNKPRYLEAHLGNGPALHFDGNDFMSGATGMPTGSYTKIVRFALDAYPPSNNLVSAGTAGDTTNRDHALFFEGTPNAKIYHSGTFLTASIATPLGKPSIVHATYDTTVNTGTLYVDNALGGSAVSGGDNTITNYTLGGYNGGNNTLSGDISEVLIYSRVLTATERNSVYTYLDQKYLAPYALWLRGHGSVADAADPGKDGVPAIIEYAHGLDPAVNNAGSPRFLRVENVGGLPELRFDKAVASSDAWVQVEMSSDLATWTEQTSEVVGSSGGFETRRVVIPGETGTAAKRFARLRVSARR